One region of Peribacillus simplex genomic DNA includes:
- a CDS encoding LysR family transcriptional regulator translates to MELRQIEYFIEVAKREHMTEAAVALHVAQSAVSRQIYNLEEELGVPLFIREGRKIKLTPIGHTFLANMEQAMDIIDRSKRELAESLNPEKGTIRIGFPSSLASYILPKVISDFREIYPQAKFTLKQGSYRYLIDSVIKGNINMALIGPLPANEKKIHGETLFIENLVALLSESHPLALKKSLNLNELQGNPFIVYPKGYVLRDIVMKACKLHGFEPEVAFEGKDTDAIKGLVAAGLGVTLIPEISLIDSLPRFTVRLPLDEPSVTRAVGVIIPTERELMPTEKLFYRFLRDTFATLEGFQ, encoded by the coding sequence TTGGAATTAAGACAAATCGAATATTTCATTGAAGTCGCAAAGCGTGAACATATGACGGAAGCAGCAGTGGCTTTGCATGTTGCCCAGTCTGCAGTAAGTCGTCAAATTTATAATTTAGAAGAGGAATTAGGTGTGCCTTTATTTATCCGCGAAGGCCGGAAGATTAAGCTGACACCTATAGGACATACATTTTTAGCGAATATGGAACAAGCTATGGATATAATTGATCGTTCAAAGCGTGAGCTTGCTGAGAGCTTAAATCCGGAAAAAGGGACAATTCGTATTGGCTTTCCAAGTAGTTTAGCTTCTTATATATTGCCAAAGGTTATTTCTGATTTCAGAGAGATTTACCCGCAAGCGAAGTTCACTTTGAAACAAGGCTCATATCGCTACCTGATCGATTCTGTTATAAAAGGAAATATTAACATGGCCTTAATTGGACCTCTACCGGCGAACGAAAAGAAAATTCACGGAGAAACTTTATTTATTGAGAACTTAGTTGCTCTTTTATCAGAAAGTCATCCTTTGGCCTTGAAGAAGTCATTAAACTTAAATGAACTTCAAGGAAATCCGTTCATCGTATATCCTAAGGGGTATGTTTTACGTGATATTGTTATGAAGGCATGTAAACTGCACGGTTTCGAGCCAGAAGTTGCATTTGAAGGAAAAGATACTGATGCTATTAAAGGTCTAGTGGCAGCAGGACTTGGCGTAACCTTAATACCAGAAATCTCTCTGATTGACAGCTTGCCTCGTTTTACAGTTAGACTGCCGTTGGATGAACCATCCGTAACTAGGGCTGTAGGTGTTATTATTCCAACTGAAAGGGAATTAATGCCAACGGAGAAACTATTTTATCGATTCCTGAGAGACACTTTTGCAACTTTGGAAGGTTTTCAATAG
- the gdhA gene encoding NADP-specific glutamate dehydrogenase → MTTSHEVEQEEIQVAKEFVSQVYAQVKERNPHENEFHQAVKEIFLSLVPVFSKHPIYMKSGILERLVEPERMITFRVSWVDDLGNVQVNRGFRVQFNSAIGPFKGGLRFHPTVNSSIIKFLGFEQIFKNSLTGQPIGGGKGGSDFDPKGKSDAEIMRFCQSFMSELARYIGPDTDVPAGDIGVGAREIGYLFGQYKKIQGSYHAGILTGKGISYGGSLARTEATGYGTVYFVEEMLKDKGLQFNGSTVVISGSGNVSIYAIEKATQLGAKVVACSDSNGYIYDKNGLNLDTVKRLKEIERKRLSEYVDAHPEAEYNEGSYGIWSVPCDIALPCATQNEIDEEAAKLLVKNNVKAIGEGANMPSTLDAIDVFLNNGILFGPAKAANAGGVAVSALEMAQNSARMPWTFEEVDTKLQGIMKNIYKNSVEAAEAYGEPGNLVVGANIAGFLKVADAMLTQGIL, encoded by the coding sequence ATGACAACGTCACATGAAGTTGAGCAAGAGGAAATACAGGTCGCCAAAGAGTTTGTAAGTCAAGTATACGCACAGGTAAAGGAGCGTAATCCTCATGAGAATGAATTCCATCAAGCCGTAAAAGAAATATTCCTTTCATTAGTGCCAGTATTTTCAAAACACCCTATTTATATGAAAAGTGGAATTTTAGAAAGACTTGTTGAGCCAGAAAGAATGATTACCTTTCGTGTCTCTTGGGTTGATGACTTAGGAAATGTACAAGTCAACCGTGGTTTCCGCGTGCAATTCAACAGTGCCATTGGGCCATTTAAAGGCGGTCTACGTTTTCACCCGACAGTAAACTCCAGTATTATCAAGTTCCTCGGTTTCGAGCAAATCTTTAAAAATTCTCTTACAGGACAGCCAATTGGCGGTGGAAAAGGCGGATCTGACTTCGATCCAAAAGGAAAATCAGACGCTGAAATCATGCGTTTTTGCCAAAGCTTCATGTCAGAACTGGCTCGCTATATCGGTCCGGATACAGACGTACCGGCAGGGGATATAGGGGTAGGAGCTAGAGAAATCGGTTATCTATTCGGTCAGTATAAAAAGATTCAAGGCAGCTACCATGCAGGTATATTAACTGGTAAAGGCATAAGTTACGGCGGAAGCTTAGCCCGTACAGAAGCGACTGGATACGGAACAGTTTACTTTGTCGAAGAAATGCTAAAAGACAAAGGTTTACAATTCAATGGCAGCACAGTTGTTATTTCCGGATCAGGCAATGTATCCATTTATGCCATTGAAAAAGCTACACAGCTGGGTGCTAAAGTTGTTGCATGTAGCGACTCTAATGGCTATATATATGACAAAAATGGTCTGAACCTAGATACAGTTAAACGTTTAAAAGAAATAGAAAGAAAGCGTTTGAGCGAGTATGTCGATGCTCATCCCGAAGCTGAGTACAATGAAGGAAGCTATGGAATTTGGTCTGTACCATGCGATATCGCCCTTCCTTGTGCAACACAAAATGAAATTGATGAAGAAGCAGCAAAATTGCTTGTTAAAAACAACGTGAAAGCAATCGGCGAAGGTGCTAACATGCCATCGACTCTTGATGCTATTGACGTATTCCTTAATAATGGTATCCTATTCGGACCAGCCAAAGCCGCCAACGCAGGTGGTGTTGCCGTTTCTGCACTTGAAATGGCCCAAAACAGTGCTAGAATGCCTTGGACATTTGAAGAAGTCGATACGAAACTACAAGGTATCATGAAAAATATTTATAAAAACAGTGTAGAAGCAGCAGAAGCATATGGTGAACCTGGCAACTTAGTTGTCGGAGCCAATATTGCGGGATTCCTTAAAGTAGCAGATGCTATGCTGACTCAAGGCATACTCTAA
- the rbsK gene encoding ribokinase — MIRITVVGSSSMDLVVTSAKRPMAGETVLGESFITVPGGKGANQAVAAARLGAQVSMVGCVGDDVYGEIILENLKKNYVNTEYVEPVTGSASGTAHITLSEGDNSIIVVKGANDFITPEYVKKAKKVIQESDIVLVQQEIPEETVEYLAELCNTLHKKLLLNPAPARKLSDAVIQQASFLTPNEHEFEILFNGRDRTKVLTEYPNKLFITEGKNGVRYFDGHKEKVVPSFAVEAVDTTGAGDTFNAAFAVGVAEGKSFDECLLFANRAASISVTKLGAQGGMPQRKEVERGLA; from the coding sequence ATGATTAGAATTACAGTAGTGGGAAGTTCCTCAATGGACTTAGTGGTGACATCAGCAAAGCGGCCAATGGCCGGGGAAACGGTTTTAGGAGAGTCTTTTATAACGGTTCCTGGAGGGAAAGGAGCCAATCAGGCTGTGGCAGCGGCCCGTCTTGGTGCACAAGTATCGATGGTTGGATGTGTAGGTGATGATGTCTATGGAGAGATCATATTAGAAAACCTGAAAAAAAATTATGTAAACACAGAGTATGTGGAACCGGTTACAGGTTCCGCTTCCGGGACAGCACACATCACCCTTTCAGAAGGTGATAACAGTATTATTGTCGTAAAAGGTGCAAATGATTTCATTACTCCTGAATATGTAAAAAAGGCGAAAAAGGTCATTCAGGAATCGGATATCGTGCTGGTTCAGCAGGAAATACCTGAAGAAACGGTGGAATATCTAGCTGAATTGTGCAACACGCTTCATAAGAAATTACTTTTGAACCCAGCTCCCGCCCGCAAGCTAAGCGATGCTGTCATTCAACAGGCATCCTTCCTTACGCCGAATGAGCATGAATTCGAAATACTATTCAATGGGAGAGATCGAACGAAAGTCTTGACTGAGTATCCAAATAAATTATTCATTACAGAAGGAAAAAATGGTGTCCGATATTTTGACGGGCATAAAGAAAAGGTTGTTCCAAGCTTTGCAGTGGAAGCGGTGGACACAACAGGGGCAGGGGATACCTTCAATGCTGCTTTTGCGGTGGGTGTTGCGGAAGGAAAAAGTTTTGACGAATGTTTGTTATTCGCGAACCGGGCAGCTTCCATTTCCGTGACGAAGTTAGGTGCTCAAGGTGGCATGCCGCAAAGGAAAGAAGTCGAAAGGGGCTTAGCATGA
- a CDS encoding IucA/IucC family protein: protein MQFMNEVEQAVSEKNWSIVNQNLLAKMISEYMYEDMIHPAVLKENEAGNLYELEINEGKSYQFLASPRLFDSYEVQAESIQVCKTEGFTQANDAIQFILDIQPLIGMTAETTGHLIKEFHHTLLADLQLLSKPEQDADDLVELDYALLEGEMSGHPWIAYNKGRIGFGFDDYLKFAPENQKEVQLSWIAVHKTRGEFNSIETLSYKQLMENELDEETQKSFIKRLTEKGLKAENYYYLPVHEWQWKNVIIQNFTDDLAKGLIVALGNGPDEYLPQQSIRTFVNVSNKNKHHVKLPMSILNTLVYRGLPAERTVIAPKITEYIKNIYENDSFLKEQCKVVLPGEVASLNVDHPYYSKLENVPYQYLEMLGGIWRESIYSYMEEGEKPITLASLLHVDSKGKPYVESLIEKSGLTAEAWTAQLFDVILSPLLHFIYQYGLVFSPHGQNTILVLKDYKPHRLAIKDFVDDVNVSDQPLPELSSLPDDLRKVLRSETPEGLVQFIFTGLFICHFRYLSTLLMKRSLLDENAFWEGVAQTIHTHQKKFPMLQDRFDTFNFFAPKLTKLCLNRNRMLQYGYSDGEDRPHASEFGHVNNALFEKLPAKMF from the coding sequence ATGCAGTTCATGAATGAAGTGGAACAGGCGGTTTCTGAAAAAAATTGGTCGATAGTAAACCAAAACCTGCTGGCAAAGATGATTTCTGAGTATATGTATGAAGATATGATCCATCCAGCTGTATTGAAAGAAAATGAAGCAGGAAACCTATATGAGTTAGAGATTAATGAGGGGAAATCTTATCAATTTTTGGCTTCGCCCCGTCTTTTTGACAGCTATGAAGTACAGGCTGAGTCGATCCAGGTCTGCAAAACGGAAGGTTTTACACAGGCCAATGATGCTATTCAATTCATTTTAGACATTCAGCCGTTAATTGGGATGACTGCAGAAACAACAGGACATTTAATCAAAGAATTCCATCATACGCTGCTTGCGGACCTTCAATTGCTATCCAAACCTGAACAAGACGCGGATGATTTAGTCGAGCTTGACTATGCGTTACTTGAAGGAGAAATGAGCGGTCACCCTTGGATCGCTTATAACAAGGGAAGAATCGGTTTCGGTTTTGATGATTACTTGAAGTTTGCTCCAGAAAACCAGAAGGAAGTTCAGTTATCATGGATTGCGGTCCATAAAACGAGGGGTGAGTTCAATTCCATCGAAACGTTGTCCTATAAGCAATTGATGGAGAATGAACTAGATGAGGAAACCCAAAAATCATTTATAAAAAGATTGACAGAGAAAGGGCTGAAGGCAGAAAACTATTACTACCTCCCAGTCCATGAATGGCAGTGGAAGAATGTAATCATCCAGAATTTTACCGATGACTTGGCTAAAGGGCTGATTGTAGCTTTAGGAAATGGTCCTGATGAGTATCTGCCGCAACAATCCATCCGGACATTTGTTAATGTATCGAATAAGAATAAACACCACGTCAAGCTGCCAATGAGCATTTTAAATACGCTAGTCTACCGTGGATTACCAGCGGAACGCACGGTCATTGCGCCAAAAATCACAGAGTATATAAAGAACATTTATGAAAATGATTCATTCTTGAAAGAACAATGCAAAGTGGTGCTTCCTGGTGAAGTGGCCAGTTTAAATGTTGATCACCCGTATTATTCCAAGCTAGAGAATGTACCCTATCAATATTTAGAGATGCTGGGCGGTATTTGGAGAGAAAGCATTTACAGTTATATGGAAGAAGGCGAAAAGCCCATTACGCTTGCGTCCCTTTTACATGTGGACAGCAAAGGGAAACCATATGTGGAAAGCCTAATTGAAAAATCGGGATTGACTGCAGAAGCCTGGACAGCTCAATTATTCGACGTCATTCTATCACCATTATTACATTTTATCTATCAATATGGATTGGTATTCTCGCCGCATGGCCAAAACACCATTTTAGTCTTGAAGGATTACAAGCCTCACCGTTTGGCCATCAAGGATTTTGTAGATGATGTAAACGTCAGTGATCAGCCGCTTCCTGAATTAAGCAGCCTTCCTGATGATTTAAGGAAAGTACTAAGAAGTGAGACTCCCGAGGGGCTGGTCCAATTCATTTTCACGGGACTATTCATCTGTCATTTCCGATACTTGTCAACACTTCTGATGAAGAGGTCCCTTTTGGATGAGAATGCCTTTTGGGAAGGTGTCGCTCAAACAATCCATACACATCAGAAAAAATTCCCTATGCTACAGGATCGTTTCGATACATTCAATTTCTTTGCGCCAAAATTGACAAAACTATGCCTGAATAGAAATCGGATGCTTCAATATGGTTATAGCGATGGTGAAGACCGTCCGCATGCATCTGAGTTTGGGCATGTGAATAATGCACTTTTTGAAAAGTTACCTGCAAAAATGTTTTAA
- a CDS encoding lysine N(6)-hydroxylase/L-ornithine N(5)-oxygenase family protein has protein sequence MEKQQSIYDLVGIGIGPFNLGLAALLEKTPELNAVFFEKKQEFNWHEGMLLEGTTLQVPFFADLVSMADVTSRYSYLNYLQQHDRLYHFYFLEKFLIPRKEYNDYCRWTANQLDSCCFGKAVEAVEYIGNQDETCYRISVRDEQTQKIEVYYSRHVVMGIGSAPTVPAAFSPYKGESILHSADYLRNKENILKKKSITVVGSGQSAAEVFEDLLNEQEKHGYQLNWYTRSKGFFPMEYSKLGLEYFTPDYLDFFYRLPQEKKDDILPKQDLLYKGISATTIAAIFDKMYEKSIGNAELSIELRAMTEVASVEPTENGWTLKCSQWVEESEFDVDTEAVVFGTGYKSTVPAFLDTMEELLIRDDLGRLAITKDYRIGTTISTANHLFIQNGEVHTHGVGAPDLGLGAFRNSIIINQLAGKEVYPSEPKGAFQSFRVKSPVMAY, from the coding sequence ATGGAGAAGCAACAATCTATCTATGACCTGGTAGGGATAGGGATAGGTCCCTTTAATCTTGGACTTGCAGCCCTTTTGGAGAAAACCCCGGAGTTGAATGCCGTCTTTTTTGAGAAAAAGCAGGAATTCAATTGGCATGAAGGGATGCTGTTGGAGGGGACAACGCTGCAGGTACCGTTCTTTGCTGATCTAGTCAGCATGGCAGATGTGACAAGTCGATATAGTTACCTGAATTATTTACAGCAGCATGACCGGCTTTATCATTTCTACTTCCTTGAAAAATTCTTGATTCCACGAAAAGAATATAACGACTATTGCCGCTGGACTGCCAATCAACTTGATAGCTGCTGTTTTGGAAAAGCGGTAGAGGCGGTGGAGTATATAGGGAATCAAGATGAAACCTGCTATCGAATCAGTGTAAGGGATGAACAAACACAAAAGATCGAAGTCTATTATAGCCGCCATGTAGTCATGGGAATTGGAAGTGCCCCGACTGTACCGGCTGCATTTAGTCCATATAAAGGAGAGAGCATCCTTCATTCGGCCGATTATTTACGGAACAAAGAAAATATCCTGAAGAAAAAATCCATCACGGTTGTCGGATCTGGACAGAGTGCGGCCGAGGTCTTTGAAGATCTTCTGAATGAGCAGGAGAAGCATGGCTACCAGCTAAACTGGTATACGAGGTCCAAAGGCTTTTTCCCTATGGAATATTCAAAACTTGGGTTGGAGTACTTCACTCCGGATTACCTTGATTTCTTTTATCGGCTGCCACAGGAAAAGAAGGATGACATTTTACCAAAACAAGACCTCTTGTATAAAGGAATCAGCGCGACAACAATTGCGGCGATTTTTGACAAGATGTATGAAAAATCGATTGGAAATGCAGAGCTTTCCATTGAACTTAGGGCGATGACGGAAGTTGCATCCGTAGAGCCAACTGAAAATGGCTGGACATTGAAATGTTCACAATGGGTGGAAGAAAGTGAATTTGATGTGGATACAGAGGCTGTTGTTTTTGGAACGGGCTATAAATCGACCGTTCCGGCATTTCTTGACACCATGGAAGAGCTTTTAATCCGCGATGATTTGGGCCGTCTTGCAATTACGAAAGACTATCGGATTGGAACGACCATCTCTACAGCGAATCATCTTTTTATTCAAAATGGCGAGGTACATACGCATGGCGTGGGGGCACCTGATCTAGGATTAGGGGCATTCCGAAATTCCATTATTATCAATCAATTGGCAGGTAAAGAGGTTTATCCATCCGAGCCAAAGGGTGCTTTTCAGTCATTCCGTGTAAAATCACCAGTCATGGCTTACTAA
- a CDS encoding GNAT family N-acetyltransferase produces MKNSYEEMLKDCNQQLSFVKVEFKRDLDTLHKWMHEDHVIPYWNLNFTKEKFAVHLQKALADAHQTLYLGCLDSIPMSYWESYWVKGDIIEDYYQSEEGDQGIHLLIGDPDYLGKGLALPFLRAMVKYQLLTARTKKVMAEPDIRNAKMIHLFEKCGFTPIKEIELPDKTALLMACTRENFERKWKYGEATIYL; encoded by the coding sequence ATGAAAAATAGTTATGAAGAAATGCTGAAGGACTGTAATCAACAGCTTTCATTCGTCAAAGTTGAATTTAAGAGGGATTTAGATACACTGCATAAATGGATGCATGAAGATCATGTGATACCATACTGGAATTTGAATTTCACAAAAGAAAAATTTGCTGTTCATTTGCAAAAGGCATTGGCTGATGCACACCAAACACTCTATTTAGGCTGCCTGGACTCAATCCCAATGAGCTATTGGGAATCGTATTGGGTAAAAGGCGATATCATCGAAGATTATTATCAGTCCGAAGAGGGAGATCAAGGCATTCATTTACTCATTGGTGATCCAGATTATCTTGGAAAAGGACTGGCTTTGCCGTTCTTACGTGCAATGGTGAAATACCAACTACTTACTGCTAGAACAAAAAAGGTGATGGCAGAACCGGATATCCGGAACGCAAAGATGATTCATCTATTTGAAAAGTGTGGGTTTACCCCAATTAAAGAAATTGAGCTCCCTGACAAAACAGCATTACTCATGGCATGTACACGGGAGAATTTCGAGAGGAAGTGGAAGTATGGAGAAGCAACAATCTATCTATGA
- a CDS encoding IucA/IucC family protein, giving the protein MNGKQIAERATMQSFLNCYFRETGNCSLEETKNWPDLEGSIPDSLLVSNLLSQDIALLVPLKYWSETGRHIFTFPIYYQNASKQVRELDYVTMVSIVSKELLNEQGRTDSEDELMLRVILSSQNIQRYVEARTEDADALQSPDFTYIEAEQSLLFGHLFHPTPKSKQGISEKDEWIYSPELKAEFQLHYFLAEPSIVIQDSSEVRSASEIIKQELAGDLEISSEFRDTYCQTESRYSIIPAHPLQAKVLIEKEEVKRLIEQGTLIYVGPLGKKFTATSSFRTVYSATSRYMYKFSVPVKITNSLRANLQKELDRGVEIAKLIDSKVGDALKEQHPSFRIIKDPAYLTIKTTEQESGFDVDIRENPFYENNEQASLIAGLCQDNAYGAPSRLGAIIRKLSADENRSTEEVSKDWFKTYLSMTLKPMLWLFEVYGIVLEAHQQNSIIQLQDGYPSTFYYRDNQGYYYCESKVDRLLKILPELSEKSFTICSDEVAEERLQYYFFFNHLLGLINNFGTEGLVSEKTLLQLVQEQLETSSRESGDEGLNRVIARLLHARELSCKANLLTRFHDMDELVGSLETQSVYTTIENPFAQGVLAVHEK; this is encoded by the coding sequence ATGAATGGTAAGCAGATAGCTGAAAGGGCGACGATGCAAAGCTTTCTGAATTGTTATTTCCGGGAAACTGGAAATTGCAGTTTGGAGGAAACGAAGAACTGGCCTGATTTGGAGGGTTCTATTCCGGATTCATTATTAGTCAGTAATCTCTTATCCCAAGATATTGCATTGCTAGTTCCGCTTAAATATTGGTCGGAAACGGGGCGTCATATTTTTACATTCCCGATTTACTACCAAAATGCATCCAAACAAGTACGTGAATTAGATTATGTGACGATGGTCTCGATCGTTTCTAAAGAATTATTGAATGAGCAGGGCCGGACGGATAGTGAAGATGAATTGATGCTGCGTGTCATCCTGAGCAGCCAAAATATTCAACGGTATGTCGAAGCCAGGACCGAAGACGCTGATGCCCTTCAAAGTCCCGATTTCACCTATATCGAAGCGGAGCAGTCGCTTTTATTCGGGCACCTGTTCCATCCGACGCCGAAAAGTAAGCAGGGCATTTCAGAAAAAGATGAATGGATCTATTCACCCGAATTAAAAGCTGAGTTTCAGCTGCACTACTTCCTGGCAGAGCCTTCGATCGTCATCCAAGATTCTAGTGAAGTCCGATCGGCAAGTGAAATCATTAAACAGGAACTAGCCGGTGACTTGGAGATTTCCAGTGAATTCCGTGACACGTATTGCCAAACGGAAAGCCGGTATAGCATTATCCCAGCACATCCGCTCCAGGCAAAAGTGCTTATCGAAAAAGAAGAAGTTAAAAGGCTTATCGAGCAAGGAACACTAATTTACGTGGGACCGCTTGGGAAAAAATTCACGGCTACCTCTTCTTTTAGAACGGTATATAGTGCCACATCGAGATATATGTACAAATTTTCCGTTCCGGTCAAAATCACGAATTCGTTACGTGCAAATCTGCAAAAAGAACTTGATCGTGGTGTGGAAATCGCTAAATTAATCGATTCAAAAGTGGGAGACGCGCTAAAAGAACAGCATCCCTCCTTCCGTATTATTAAGGACCCTGCTTATCTAACGATCAAAACAACAGAACAAGAATCAGGATTCGATGTTGATATCCGGGAAAACCCTTTTTATGAAAACAATGAACAAGCAAGCCTGATTGCAGGCTTGTGCCAGGATAATGCCTATGGTGCACCATCAAGGCTTGGAGCGATCATCCGCAAATTATCAGCTGATGAAAACCGCAGTACCGAAGAGGTAAGTAAGGATTGGTTCAAAACTTATCTTTCAATGACATTAAAACCGATGCTTTGGCTATTTGAAGTGTATGGAATCGTTTTAGAAGCCCATCAACAAAATTCCATCATTCAACTTCAAGATGGGTATCCATCCACTTTTTATTATCGCGATAATCAAGGGTATTACTACTGTGAGTCCAAAGTGGACAGGCTGTTGAAGATCCTGCCTGAACTAAGTGAAAAAAGCTTCACGATTTGTTCTGATGAAGTCGCTGAAGAAAGACTGCAATACTATTTCTTTTTTAATCACTTATTAGGCTTGATCAATAATTTTGGTACGGAAGGGTTAGTATCAGAGAAAACCCTGTTACAGCTCGTTCAGGAACAACTGGAAACAAGCAGCAGGGAAAGCGGGGATGAGGGGTTGAATCGAGTTATTGCAAGGTTGCTTCATGCCCGGGAATTATCTTGTAAGGCTAATTTACTGACGCGGTTTCATGATATGGATGAACTTGTTGGTTCACTTGAGACGCAATCCGTTTATACGACCATTGAAAACCCATTCGCGCAGGGGGTTTTAGCCGTCCATGAAAAATAG
- a CDS encoding pyridoxal phosphate-dependent decarboxylase family protein yields MIEMITKTQTKTDFAYSPLFLNNEEGFNNYSQSLKIIEKKLTNFLKGNNLAYSGKKPNEIEARLNEVTLASLKGETMEAVAAELAEFVINDSINVHSPTCIGHLHCPTIIPAVAAEMIIGTLNQSMDSWDQSSTATFVEEHLIDWLCSQVGLPEQADGIFTSGGTQSNYMGLLLARDAYCKRYWDVDVQQHGLPVEAKKLRILCSEAAHFTVRKSAAQLGLGEQAVITVKTDSNHRMSMGELNNELLLLEEQGLLPFAIVATCGTTDFGSIDPLHEVSLAARKNGIWLHVDAAYGGAMILSKDYKELISGIELADSITVDFHKLFYQPISCGAFLVSDTNSFQYIQHHADYLNPQEDEAEGMVHLVNKSVQTTRRFDALKLWMSLKVVGLDTFAEMIDYTCHLAREVAVKIDQAEGFSVLNKDPELNAVVFRYNPEGESDQLVNLLNKQIQQELLKSGRAFLAKTRFDGRVYLKMTLLNPMTRLEHIEGILDEIRVLGEMFKMMEE; encoded by the coding sequence ATGATCGAAATGATAACTAAAACTCAAACTAAAACTGATTTTGCCTATTCTCCATTATTTTTGAACAACGAAGAAGGTTTCAATAATTATAGCCAGTCATTAAAAATCATAGAAAAAAAGCTGACGAATTTTTTAAAGGGGAACAATCTGGCTTACTCTGGAAAAAAACCGAATGAAATAGAAGCAAGGTTAAACGAGGTGACCCTCGCTTCCCTAAAAGGGGAGACAATGGAAGCAGTAGCTGCTGAGCTTGCAGAGTTTGTTATTAATGACAGCATCAACGTACACAGCCCTACTTGTATCGGACATTTGCATTGCCCGACAATAATACCTGCAGTGGCTGCCGAAATGATTATCGGTACGTTAAATCAATCCATGGATTCATGGGACCAAAGCTCGACGGCAACCTTCGTTGAAGAGCATTTAATAGATTGGCTGTGCAGTCAGGTAGGGTTGCCTGAACAAGCGGATGGGATTTTCACAAGCGGTGGAACCCAATCTAATTATATGGGACTGCTATTGGCGAGGGACGCTTATTGTAAGCGTTACTGGGATGTGGATGTTCAACAGCATGGCTTGCCGGTCGAGGCGAAAAAATTGCGGATTTTATGCTCCGAGGCTGCCCACTTTACAGTTCGTAAATCAGCGGCACAGCTGGGGCTTGGAGAACAGGCAGTGATCACGGTTAAAACGGATTCAAATCATCGTATGTCTATGGGTGAATTAAACAACGAGTTACTGCTTTTAGAGGAACAGGGTTTACTTCCATTTGCTATCGTTGCTACTTGCGGAACGACGGATTTCGGTTCAATCGATCCATTACATGAAGTATCCCTAGCAGCAAGGAAGAATGGGATATGGTTGCATGTGGACGCCGCATATGGCGGCGCGATGATTTTAAGTAAGGATTACAAAGAGTTAATCAGCGGAATTGAACTGGCAGACTCGATTACGGTTGATTTTCACAAATTATTCTACCAACCCATCAGTTGTGGTGCCTTTCTTGTCTCGGATACCAACTCATTTCAATATATCCAGCATCACGCCGATTACTTGAATCCACAGGAAGATGAAGCGGAGGGCATGGTTCACTTGGTCAATAAATCGGTGCAAACGACGAGAAGGTTCGATGCACTGAAACTTTGGATGTCATTGAAGGTTGTCGGACTGGATACCTTTGCCGAAATGATTGACTATACTTGTCATCTTGCGCGTGAAGTGGCTGTGAAGATCGATCAAGCGGAAGGATTCAGTGTATTAAATAAAGACCCTGAATTGAATGCGGTTGTATTCCGTTATAATCCCGAGGGAGAAAGTGATCAGTTAGTGAATCTATTAAATAAACAGATTCAGCAAGAATTACTGAAAAGCGGACGGGCATTTTTAGCAAAAACGCGTTTTGACGGACGGGTGTATTTAAAAATGACACTATTGAATCCAATGACAAGGCTTGAACACATAGAGGGAATTTTAGACGAAATCCGAGTATTAGGTGAAATGTTCAAGATGATGGAGGAATGA